ttttaaataggATGATTTTTAATTGTGTGTTCGGGCAACTGAtgagaaatgtttttattcacTCAACAGACAATAATCGGTTTTATTAACTATTTGCGATACCTTTCAGGCGCACATTACAGAGCAACTGTTGTCCACGTTTCAGCATCTTTGggaaggtttttattttctggacCTAGTACCGATTTTCCGACTACCTTAACGGCTCCCGGCTTCAGATAATGCTCATTCACCTCCAGCAGAAGCTCCTTGCCTACTTCGAGCACGGCAGCACGATGCTTCCCAAACAGCTCGTCGGAAATACCTTGCCGGAACAGATCCATACCACGCTCGAGTGGTGCGATCGGAACGTCGAGCTGTTGAAGCACACCCAGCTTTGCCTCGAACAGTGTTTGCTCATCCATTTTTGGTACGGTTCGTACGTTCCACGCATATGCTTCATCGAACACGTCCAGCGTGGTGCGTGAATTGGGATCTCGGTAGCTGAAGAAATTGAACAAACCGTCCGAAGTGATTTTGGCACCCGCACCATAAGCTCCATTTTGTTCACGTACAACCGGTAACAAATACTTTGCGGACAGATATTTGGCAAGAACCTTCAGTGGTGCATAATGACGGTGCGTGTAGGGGACGGCTACGATCGACTTTGCACAATAGTTAACCGGAATGTTCATGATCGTATGACGGCAGGATGTGGATGTTCCTAGCGGTTCTGAAACGTTCCACACCTTGGCCGTGCTGCGAAGAGCAATGCCATCGATGAATTTGCGGTAGTTTTGGACCGTTTGTTGTTCCGAAGTGGGAGTAAAGTTAAGTGCACAACGCATTCCCGATTCTTCAAAGAGCTTTGTAATCGAGCGACATTTGTCCAAAATTTGCTCGGCAGTGTGTCGTTGAGTCAGATCCTTCATGAACGCCAAATGCTCAATGCCCATCAACCGTTCTCTCAGCCGGCCGGATTCGGTAACCAAACCGTTTGCGTTCTGCATCGCGTACATGTGTCCCGATTGTGCGATACCGACCGACATTTCAGAAAGATAGTTCTCTAGCAACATCTCGAAACGTTTGACGTCATTCAGTTCGAGTTCGTTGAAAATGCGCTGGAAGATGTCGAACATGTCCTGGACGTTCTTATCCAGTGCGTACGTACCGAAGTACAGACCAAACTCGTACTGCTGCATGTTGTGCACGTTTTCTACCAGATGTGTCGAGAAACCGATGCCGGCCGTTTTCGAACTGACCAGCTGATCGAACGCTCTGTAATCGATGCCCTTTGTGCCGAACTGCGTAACGATCGTATTGAACAGGGGAAGCAACAGCTTTCGTTCCGTAGTTAACCCATTCACGTCCAGTATACCGCGGAAGTAAACAACACCATTGGTGTCCACACGGCACAACTGTGTCGGAACATTCGTAACAAGCTGTTGCTCCACGTTTGTTTCCGGGATCTTTTTCTCGATTTCTTGCAACTTCAAGCAAGGTAGAATGTCCGTATTTGGGTGCGCTTTTTGTGATTCCGACAATTCGATACCTTCCCGATAGATACGCTCCTTGTCCGTTTCGTTGAGTTGACTGATTTTTTGCTGCAAGTTCTTCCGTTCCGCATCCATAAACTGCTTCTCGTAGTTTTCGTCTGGCGACATGGTCATCGTGAGCCGATGCTTATTATTACGGAAATAATATTCCACCTTGTTCTGCAAGTACTTCGGGTTGTTGGCTATATTTTCACGCAGCATCCGCACCGATTCACTAACGTTCATTGCACGCACCAAATCACCGTCGTGGTTCCAGAGCGGAGTGAGGTTAAATAACAACCCGAGTCCAAATTTGCTTGTCTGATGCTTCATGGTCAGCTCGATGCTGTGCAGCACACTTTCAATGTGTGCCGGATCGAACCCTTTTTCGATGACTTCTTCAACCGTGCGGTCGAAAATTTTGGTAACACGCTCGAAGTCGTCGACCGCTAGATCCTGCAACCCTACCACAAACATTGTGTCGCGAATGTGCGAATCGAAGCCGGTTAATTGATTGTATCCGCCGGAAATGTTTGGCTCAATTAGGTTTTTGTAGAAGAACGAATTCGGACCTTTTACCAACAGTTCAGTGAGAATGTGCATGAGGAACGTCTCGTACACGTCGGTTATATCCGTCATCAGGTAACCGATGGCGATTTGATTCTGTTTCTCTAGCGGAGCGCCCATGTTATCGTAGCGACAGCGTACGTGATCTTTCTTTGCAATGGTCCACCGTTTCTGGGGAGGTATCACACTATACCGCGTGTCGATTCGATCGTAATCACGCAAGTATTGCTCATCCACGAAAGCCATCGTTTTGTCCAGATTAAAGCAACCGTAGCTGAAAATGCGCGCGTTACTTGGATGGTAGTACTTCTGATGGAAGTTAACCAGATCTTGGTGGTTCAGTTGCGGAATATCGAGCGGATCACCGCCCGACACATATCCGTACGTGTGGTCCGGTAGGATTTTGTTGAAGAACTTCTGTCCAAATACGGCCGCATTTTCCGAGAAGGCACCTTTCATCTCGTTGTAGACGACTCCCTTAAAGAGATATTCCGATTGTGGATTGGTTAGCTCGGCATGTTCCAGCCTCCATCCTTCCTGCAGAAAATCCAGATACTTCAGGTTTGGCCGGAATGCCGCATCCATGTAGATCGTTTGCAAATTACGATAGTCAATCTCGTTCGTCGAGCTAAACGGGTACAGTGTGTAATCGGGCCCGGTCATAGCATTCATGAACGTGGCCAAGCTACGGTTCAACATCTTGAAGAATGGATCACGGACCGGAAACTTTTGTGAGCCACACAGCACATTATGTTCCAAGATGTGCGGCAGTCCAGTCGAATCGAATGGGGTTGTGCGGAAATTGATCGAAAACACGTTGTTCGTATCTTGCCGATCAATGTGCAGATACTGGAGACCAGTTTTCTCGTGCTGGAACATGTACGCCGTCATGTTGAAATCGGCTATATACTGTGCCTGGGTGCAGATAAAACCATGATACCGACCGCCTGGTTTATATCGATCTGACGCTTTTATGTTAGCTAGGATGGCCGGGTTTACTTTCGGGGCCGGTGTCGACGAAAGCCATCGGCGGCTGGAAAACGAACGCCTCATCGATGATATCTGTCTCAACATCGTGGGTGCTGTTGAAGAGGACATTGATATTGcagatattaaaattaatacaaaacgGGTACGAGAAATGATGCAATTACTTACATTTTTCTTGCACACAAACTACAGCTGTGCTCGGAGCAATTTCATAACAAGACTGAATTGTTGCGAGTTTGACAGATGCAATTGCGGCAGCAGTTGGCAGCTTTGGGTCACGATGAGGTT
The DNA window shown above is from Anopheles funestus chromosome 3RL, idAnoFuneDA-416_04, whole genome shotgun sequence and carries:
- the LOC125767608 gene encoding presequence protease, mitochondrial gives rise to the protein MLRQISSMRRSFSSRRWLSSTPAPKVNPAILANIKASDRYKPGGRYHGFICTQAQYIADFNMTAYMFQHEKTGLQYLHIDRQDTNNVFSINFRTTPFDSTGLPHILEHNVLCGSQKFPVRDPFFKMLNRSLATFMNAMTGPDYTLYPFSSTNEIDYRNLQTIYMDAAFRPNLKYLDFLQEGWRLEHAELTNPQSEYLFKGVVYNEMKGAFSENAAVFGQKFFNKILPDHTYGYVSGGDPLDIPQLNHQDLVNFHQKYYHPSNARIFSYGCFNLDKTMAFVDEQYLRDYDRIDTRYSVIPPQKRWTIAKKDHVRCRYDNMGAPLEKQNQIAIGYLMTDITDVYETFLMHILTELLVKGPNSFFYKNLIEPNISGGYNQLTGFDSHIRDTMFVVGLQDLAVDDFERVTKIFDRTVEEVIEKGFDPAHIESVLHSIELTMKHQTSKFGLGLLFNLTPLWNHDGDLVRAMNVSESVRMLRENIANNPKYLQNKVEYYFRNNKHRLTMTMSPDENYEKQFMDAERKNLQQKISQLNETDKERIYREGIELSESQKAHPNTDILPCLKLQEIEKKIPETNVEQQLVTNVPTQLCRVDTNGVVYFRGILDVNGLTTERKLLLPLFNTIVTQFGTKGIDYRAFDQLVSSKTAGIGFSTHLVENVHNMQQYEFGLYFGTYALDKNVQDMFDIFQRIFNELELNDVKRFEMLLENYLSEMSVGIAQSGHMYAMQNANGLVTESGRLRERLMGIEHLAFMKDLTQRHTAEQILDKCRSITKLFEESGMRCALNFTPTSEQQTVQNYRKFIDGIALRSTAKVWNVSEPLGTSTSCRHTIMNIPVNYCAKSIVAVPYTHRHYAPLKVLAKYLSAKYLLPVVREQNGAYGAGAKITSDGLFNFFSYRDPNSRTTLDVFDEAYAWNVRTVPKMDEQTLFEAKLGVLQQLDVPIAPLERGMDLFRQGISDELFGKHRAAVLEVGKELLLEVNEHYLKPGAVKVVGKSVLGPENKNLPKDAETWTTVAL